In Clostridia bacterium, the genomic window ATGGTTGGCCCCACAATATCTGTGGGATTAATACTCCCGGCAGCAACTCGAATGCCTATGATGGTTGCCGGCAAGAGAGTAACGCACGAGGTATTGATGGCAAGAAAAGTGCACATCGCATCGCTGGCTTCGTCTTTGGATAGATTCAACTTTTGTAGCTCTTGCATTGCCTTGAGTCCAAAGGGGGTAGCAGCATTGCCTAGACCTAGGGCATTAGCGCTGATATTCATTGCCATAGCACTTACAGCTGGATGGTCCGGAGGAACCGAGGGAAATAGCAGCCGAGTGAAAGGCCGGAGTGCCCTTGCTATTAGTTGCATTAACCCGCCCTCTTCTGCAATGCGAAGAAGGCCTAGCCATAATGCCATTACACCTACTAACTCAAAGGCCACTTCTACAGCTTTTTGAGCCGAAAGCAGCGCCGTCTGGCTCACAACTTCAACCCGGCCAGTAGCAGCAGCCACGGCTATCCCCACTAGCAGAAGACTAACCCAAATGACGTTAACCAATATCTCCCCTCCCGTTACCAGATTATGTTATACAGGAGGGGGTTAGAACTTCAGCGACTTACCTGGCTTGTTTCTGCCTCAACTTTGGGTATATCCCTATCTGTATTATACCCCACAAACTTTTGTAAACGATCCAAGATTTGGGGGGTAATATCAATTAGGCGATCAACAATGGCATTTCCATCTACGGGAAGTAAGCGAATCTGCCCGTTACCAACAACTAAGAAGCCGACTGGCTGGACCGAAACCCCGGCGCCGCTACCCCCGCCAAATGGCAAGTCTCGCTCAGTTTCGGCTGCCTTGCCATCCATGGGGCTAAACTCGCTGCCGCCAGCAGCAAACCCGCAAGACACTCGGGAGACCGGTATGATTACAGTTCCATCGGCTGTTTCCACAGCTTCACCAACAACCGTATTCACATCAACCATTCCCTTTATGCTTTCCATTGCTGTACGCATTAATGCCTCGATCGGGTGGTCCGCCACAAAGGTCGCTCCTTTCGTCCGGCATTATCAGTAATCCACCACCACACGAAGCGGATGGCTGCAACTATAATATGGCCCAATCGCCACTTGAGTATGCACCAAAAGTCTAGGCCTAATTCCGGCTTGAGAAAGCGTGGGGAAACCGCGTACTTTACCTTATCAGGGAATACCACCCGCACCTTTGACTGCAAACAGCTACTCACCACTCCTAAGCAAGCCCAAGCTAACCCAGCACCTATGGCAGTAAAGTATGGTTGGGCAAACCCTAATCCTACATTTATGTGCAGAAGTTCGCACGTGGCTTGCTTTAAGAGCTTATTGCCAAGAACAAGAAGTGGGAAGATCCCAAATATCCGCCTTAAGAAAGAAAATTTCAGCCTATGTCCGCCAGGGGCATAGGTTCCTGCTAGAGCTTGGGTATAGTGCTGTATCCGGGAAAAGTCTATATTTCGGGGCCAACTTCCAATCCATAAAATGATCTTTCCCCAGGACTGGCTACCGGAAAGCACACATCTTACTTCAAGCTTGATAGGAAGGAGCACTATGAGGCAAAGGGTGCCTATGCTGAAGGTCAAAATAAGTGCTCTCACCTGCCACCACACTCCCGGCAAGGGGTTTAGGTCAACCTTACCTCGTTAACTAAGTTTATCCAGGTTGAGCCGTCTCTATAGGTGGCAGCTCACTTATATCTCTCAAGCCAAAATACTCCAAAAACAAATTTGTAGTGCCGTAAAGCACAGGTCTTCCTGGACCGTCACCTCTGCCTACCTCCTTAATCAAACCACGCTCTACAAGAGTGGCAATAACGCTCTCCGACTTTATCCCGCGAATGGACTCGATCTCCAGCCGGGTAATAGGTTGTCGATAGGCAACGATAGCTAAGGTTTCTAGGGCAGCGCGGGAAAGGGGCGAGTAAGGACGGGCAAAAAGCTTCTCCAGAACACTTGCATATTGGGGACGAGTAACTAGCCGATACCCCCCTGCAACTTCTTCCAATGCCAGCCCCCGTGATGGAGATCCATACCAGCCCTTAACCTCCTCCAAAGCAGCTAGGACTTCCTCTCTAGAGGCTCCAGTAGCTTTTACCATATCATCCAGTGACACAGGGCGAGAAGATACGAACAGGATACATTCAATGGCTGCGGGAAGCAAGCTCACTACCGCCTCCAGCCAACGGTTTGATCTTGGCAACCCAAACGTCGCCAAACAAGTGGTCTTGCTTGAGGGTTAACCAACGCTTGCGCGCCATCTCCAACAGGCTTACAAACACCGCTATCCTTTGCCTCAAACGCAAACCCGCGACTAAACGGCGGAAGCTTATTCCTCCATGGCAATGGCTTAGGACCTGCTTAATCCATTCTGTAACTTGTCCTAAGTTCACTTCTTGCCAACCCTGAGTAAAGCTATCTTGAGTAGAGTTCTTCCCTTGGCTCACGATTGCTGACGCTATCTTGCCTATCTCCTCTACAGTAATCCCCGGCAGTAAATCGCCATAAAACTTGGCTTCAAACCCGGCACCATGGTTGCCGCTCAGATAGACATTAATTCGTTGCTCCATTAGCTGGGCTAATTTTGCCGATACTTCCTTAAACTCCTTGTACTGAGTCAGGCGCTGAACCAACCCGTCTCTTGACTGAGGTACCATATGGCCAACTTCTATCTCGGTACCATCGCCATTTTGTATGTCATCCGTGGGCAAGAGGGTCTTTATTTTCATGCGCAGCAAAGTTGCTCCCACAAGCAAGAACTCGCTTGCTAGCTCCAGGTTGAATTCTTGGGCAGCCCGGAGATAACTCATGTATTGCCTAGTTATTTCTACAACTGAAATATCATTTATGCTAACTTGGTTTTGTTCTATGAGATACAAGAGGAGATCTAGGGGCCCCGAGAACTTGTCGATAGTGATGGGGTAACTCATAGGTTAAAACCCCAGCCCGCTAAGCCACAGTATGCTGTTTAGAACCCAACCTGCCAAAGGCCCTACAACCCTGGTTATAATTCCAGTCGCAACTAACAGTAGCAGTAATAACGGTCCATACGCTTCCAACTGGTAAATGTAGTTTGCCGTCTCCCGCGACACTACCCCTGCCAGCACCCTAGAGCCATCTAAAGGGGGAATGGGTACCAGATTGAAGACGGCTAGATAGACGTTAAATACCAGCATAGCCTCAAGAAACTGGTACGCGTATAGGCTAGATCCTGCGAAACGGATAGCTATAGCGCTTAGGTACCCGATGACTAAATTCATCAACGGCCCGGCCATAGCTACCAACATCATGCCCTTTTGGCGATCGATTCGGAAATAGAAAGGATTAACTGGAACAGGCTTGGCCCAGCCGAATTTGGCTAGAATTAGCAGCAGAGTGCCTAATACATCCAAATGGGCTAAAGGATTCAGCGTTAATCTACCACTATTTCGGGGCGTAGGGTCGCCCAGCATATCCGCTACTCGCCCATGAGCGTACTCATGAAAAGTAAGGGCAACCAGGATGGCCGGGATTGAAACTAGGATCCATACCGAGGACTCCGGCACCAAAGAATTTCTCCCTTCGTCTCAGCTGGCGTTTTTGCTCCCCCCATTATAGCATGCTCAACTGCGACCCTCAAAAACAAGTCGTATCAGCTAGAGCTGCTTTAATCGGTTAATAAGAGGTCGTGACTAATCAGGTCGGAATACGTTTCCCTTCGCACTATCATCCGGGCTTGTCCATCCTTTACCAACACCATGGCTGGCCTTCCCAGCCGGTTGTAATTACTAGCCATTGAGTAGCAATAGGCTCCGGTGGCAGGAACAGCAATGATGTCGCCTGCCTGGCAAGAAGCCAGTTCTAGATCCCAGGCCAGCATATCGCCGGATTCGCAACACTTGCCAGTAAGAGACACACAGTTAGTATCTGCATTCCGTGCCTTATTGGCTACTATAGCTTCGTATTTGGCATTGTATAGGGCGGGTCGGATGTTATCAGCCATTCCCCCATCCACCGCCACATAGGTTCTAACTCCAGGAATCTGCTTGGTGGCCCCCACTGTATAGAGGGTGGTACCTGCTGGCCCTACAATTGAACGCCCAGGTTCTACTATTAGCATGGGCTTTGGCAATTGAAGGTCCTCGCACTCTCTACTTACTGCCTTACTAACAGTCGAAACATACTCTTCAATGGTAGGAGGCGCATCTCCTGGAACATAGTATATTCCTAGTCCACCACCCATATTTAAAATGTCCACAGAAACCTGATACCGGTCCCTAATGGTCTTCATAAAAGCAACCATAGCTTTGGCTGCCAGTACATATGATTCTAATTCAAAGATTTGTGAGCCTATATGGCAGTGAATCCCTCGCAAGCTAAGCGTAGGCTCATCAATTACTTTTTTGACTGCCAGCAAAGCATCCCCATTTTCGAGAGTAAAACCGAATTTAGAATCAATCTGCCCGGTTTGAATAAACTCGTGGGTATGAGCCTCAATGCCTGGAGCGATTCGAAGTATAACATTAGCTGTAATGTGACGGCGGCTGGCCAGCCTGGACAACAGCTCAATTTCATGGAAATTATCTACCATGAAATAGCCGATCTTTCTATCTAGTCCCAAAGCTATTTCTGCTTCGGTCTTGTTATTGCCATGGAAAAAGATACGTTCTGGAGGAAAGCCGGCGGCCAAGGCCGTAAACAGCTCTCCTCCAGATACCACGTCCAGACCTAACCCTTCCTCTTTGATGATCTGGCAAATGGCTAAGTTCAGCAGGGCTTTCCCGGCGTAGACCGTTAACGCGTTGTGATAATGCTCACTAAAAGCCCGCCTATACCGCCGACAAGCATCACGCAAGCATTCTTCGTCCAAAACGTATAGTGGAGTTCCAAAGTGTTTCGCTAGTTGAACCGTATCGCACCCACCAATGGTTAAGTGCCCTTGTTCGTTGATTTGCATCGTGCCGCGAAGTTTCATGGAACACCCCTACGCTGTTTTTTCTACCCCGCCTGAGGCAACGCCTGCAGAAACGATGCTAGCTCCTCATCGGTTGGTTCCACATCAGAGATCTGCTCTGCCATATAAGCTTCATAGGCGCTGAGATCAAAGTGCCCATGTCCGCTGAGTCCGAACAGGATGGTCTTTTTAACTCCGTCTTTGCGGCACTGTATGGCTTCGGCAATTGCCGCTGCAATGGCGTGAGCGCTTTCAGGAGCAGGCAGTATACCCTCATTGCGGGCAAACAGTATGGCTGCTTCAAATACTTCCTTTTGCCCTACTGCTACAGCTTCAATTATCTTATCGTGATACAATTGACTTACCAAGGGGGAATCCCCATGATACCTCAACCCGCCAGCGTGAATGCCAGGCGGAACAAAGTCGTGTCCCAAAGTATACATCATCATCATCGGTGTCAGACCAGCAGTGTCGCCAAAATCATAAGCTAGCTTGCCCCTGGTTAAGGTTGGACAGGCCTTCGGTTCGACTGCCACCGCTCTAATTGGTTGACCTTTAAATTTATCTTGTAAAAACGGAAAACTTAAACCGCTGAAA contains:
- the scpB gene encoding SMC-Scp complex subunit ScpB; the encoded protein is MSLLPAAIECILFVSSRPVSLDDMVKATGASREEVLAALEEVKGWYGSPSRGLALEEVAGGYRLVTRPQYASVLEKLFARPYSPLSRAALETLAIVAYRQPITRLEIESIRGIKSESVIATLVERGLIKEVGRGDGPGRPVLYGTTNLFLEYFGLRDISELPPIETAQPG
- a CDS encoding site-2 protease family protein — translated: MLGDPTPRNSGRLTLNPLAHLDVLGTLLLILAKFGWAKPVPVNPFYFRIDRQKGMMLVAMAGPLMNLVIGYLSAIAIRFAGSSLYAYQFLEAMLVFNVYLAVFNLVPIPPLDGSRVLAGVVSRETANYIYQLEAYGPLLLLLLVATGIITRVVGPLAGWVLNSILWLSGLGF
- a CDS encoding segregation/condensation protein A, with the translated sequence MSYPITIDKFSGPLDLLLYLIEQNQVSINDISVVEITRQYMSYLRAAQEFNLELASEFLLVGATLLRMKIKTLLPTDDIQNGDGTEIEVGHMVPQSRDGLVQRLTQYKEFKEVSAKLAQLMEQRINVYLSGNHGAGFEAKFYGDLLPGITVEEIGKIASAIVSQGKNSTQDSFTQGWQEVNLGQVTEWIKQVLSHCHGGISFRRLVAGLRLRQRIAVFVSLLEMARKRWLTLKQDHLFGDVWVAKIKPLAGGGSELASRSH
- the ytfJ gene encoding GerW family sporulation protein, translated to MADHPIEALMRTAMESIKGMVDVNTVVGEAVETADGTVIIPVSRVSCGFAAGGSEFSPMDGKAAETERDLPFGGGSGAGVSVQPVGFLVVGNGQIRLLPVDGNAIVDRLIDITPQILDRLQKFVGYNTDRDIPKVEAETSQVSR
- the lysA gene encoding diaminopimelate decarboxylase encodes the protein MKLRGTMQINEQGHLTIGGCDTVQLAKHFGTPLYVLDEECLRDACRRYRRAFSEHYHNALTVYAGKALLNLAICQIIKEEGLGLDVVSGGELFTALAAGFPPERIFFHGNNKTEAEIALGLDRKIGYFMVDNFHEIELLSRLASRRHITANVILRIAPGIEAHTHEFIQTGQIDSKFGFTLENGDALLAVKKVIDEPTLSLRGIHCHIGSQIFELESYVLAAKAMVAFMKTIRDRYQVSVDILNMGGGLGIYYVPGDAPPTIEEYVSTVSKAVSRECEDLQLPKPMLIVEPGRSIVGPAGTTLYTVGATKQIPGVRTYVAVDGGMADNIRPALYNAKYEAIVANKARNADTNCVSLTGKCCESGDMLAWDLELASCQAGDIIAVPATGAYCYSMASNYNRLGRPAMVLVKDGQARMIVRRETYSDLISHDLLLTD
- a CDS encoding spore maturation protein — protein: MVNVIWVSLLLVGIAVAAATGRVEVVSQTALLSAQKAVEVAFELVGVMALWLGLLRIAEEGGLMQLIARALRPFTRLLFPSVPPDHPAVSAMAMNISANALGLGNAATPFGLKAMQELQKLNLSKDEASDAMCTFLAINTSCVTLLPATIIGIRVAAGSINPTDIVGPT